A genomic region of Pseudomonadota bacterium contains the following coding sequences:
- the glcE gene encoding glycolate oxidase subunit GlcE, with product MAILSPRDGKDIAAALGDALAGQTTLEVRGAGTKRALGRSVEAIEILDVSLLSGVPMYEPKELVFTALPATPLAEIEALLQGQGQQLAFEPPDYGALVGGAPGKATLGGVLACNLSGPRRVRAGAARDHFLGFRAVSGRGERFKSGGRVVKNVTGYDLSKLMAGSFGTLAVFEEVTLKVMPMPEKTRTILLYDLDPMTAAEAMREALASSNEVSGAAYLPPCVALRSAVDFVAGGGRSVTALRVEGHGPSVLHRAVRLHKLAARFGKTEALHGARSAIFWREVRDVDYFAKAAEEKGKEDVVWRLSLPPSAATGAVETILSQAAGEAFQDWGGGLVWLRLKASGPGGAFASLVHKTAIDAGGHALLVRAPEETRKRVPVFSPLPEAVLRLTEGLKQAFDPLRILNPGRMYMGI from the coding sequence ATGGCAATCCTTTCTCCACGGGACGGCAAGGATATCGCGGCGGCGCTTGGCGATGCGCTCGCTGGGCAGACCACCCTGGAGGTCCGGGGCGCGGGCACGAAACGCGCCCTCGGGCGTTCCGTTGAAGCCATTGAAATTCTTGATGTTTCATTACTTTCCGGCGTGCCAATGTATGAGCCGAAGGAACTCGTCTTCACCGCTCTTCCGGCGACGCCGCTCGCGGAGATCGAAGCCCTGCTCCAAGGCCAGGGTCAGCAACTCGCCTTCGAGCCGCCCGATTACGGCGCGCTGGTCGGCGGCGCGCCCGGCAAGGCGACCCTGGGTGGGGTGCTTGCCTGCAACCTTTCCGGGCCGAGGCGGGTGCGGGCGGGTGCGGCGCGCGATCATTTCCTCGGCTTTCGCGCGGTGAGCGGCCGGGGTGAGCGTTTCAAGTCCGGCGGCCGCGTCGTCAAGAACGTCACCGGCTACGATCTTTCCAAGCTGATGGCGGGGTCCTTCGGCACGCTTGCCGTGTTCGAAGAGGTCACCCTTAAGGTTATGCCGATGCCGGAGAAGACGCGAACGATCCTCCTCTACGATCTCGATCCCATGACCGCCGCGGAAGCGATGCGCGAAGCCCTTGCCTCGTCGAACGAAGTGTCCGGGGCAGCCTACCTTCCGCCCTGCGTCGCCTTGCGTTCGGCGGTGGATTTTGTCGCCGGCGGCGGACGTTCGGTCACGGCACTTCGCGTCGAAGGGCACGGGCCTTCTGTCCTTCACCGGGCAGTACGCCTGCACAAGCTTGCGGCGCGTTTCGGGAAGACGGAGGCGTTGCACGGCGCACGTTCGGCGATTTTCTGGCGGGAGGTGCGGGACGTGGATTACTTCGCGAAAGCAGCGGAAGAAAAAGGAAAGGAAGACGTCGTCTGGCGATTGTCCCTGCCGCCTTCGGCCGCGACCGGCGCGGTCGAGACGATCTTGAGCCAGGCGGCGGGCGAGGCCTTCCAGGACTGGGGCGGCGGGCTCGTCTGGCTTCGACTCAAGGCGTCCGGTCCGGGGGGCGCTTTCGCAAGCCTCGTCCACAAGACAGCGATCGATGCCGGTGGGCATGCGCTGCTTGTTCGGGCGCCGGAGGAAACGCGGAAACGCGTTCCCGTCTTCTCGCCGCTGCCGGAGGCGGTTCTCCGCCTGACGGAGGGTTTGAAGCAGGCTTTCGACCCTTTGCGCATTCTCAACCCCGGCCGTATGTATATGGGCATTTGA